One genomic window of Motacilla alba alba isolate MOTALB_02 chromosome 1, Motacilla_alba_V1.0_pri, whole genome shotgun sequence includes the following:
- the MRPL39 gene encoding 39S ribosomal protein L39, mitochondrial, producing the protein MSSLSPTRTRSSDDRCGSLPAQSTFCCSGCGGAAEGGGDSRHPAGSRRPAAARGTAAEPRGCGRCFWPSPGRWHRGCDSMAAPWAARGLRAGSRYISTPAFSQLTPDEVVRMRNELFTKEKERQLSLHPRIEKIEVKYTGKLHPGSVFVMNKALSTPYNCAMHLSEWHCKNSVLAFVDGEIWDMYRPLTKSCEIQFLTFKDEDPEEVNKAYWRSCAMIMACVLKRAFKDEYSVKLVKAPEVPVISGAFCYDVVLDNKLNDWKPTKDNFCSLTRDAKKLIHQDLPFETLHVEAKVACEMFQHNKYKMEMIERKAAQNMEGIVPLHRFGDFVDVSEGPHIPRTSFCFQYEITAAHNLQTDQSELIRRFQGVSLPVHLKAHHTVWHKLLERSKRLVTEEEYLETAAQCLEEKDGTEEGKHVSI; encoded by the exons atgtccagcctctcacccaccaggACGAGATCGTCCGATGATCGTTGCGGGTCCCTTCCAGCGCAGAGTACGTTCTGTTGCTCGGGTTGTGGTGGGGCTGCTGAAGGCGGCGGTGACAGCCGGCACCCGGCAGGCTCCCGCCGCCCGGCGGCCGCGCGCGGAACGGCGGCGGAACCGCGCGGCTGCGGCCGGTGTTTCTGGCCGAGCCCGGGGCGGTGGCACCGGGGCTGCGACAGCATGGCTGCGCCGTGGGCCGCCCGCGGGCTGCGGGCCGGGAGCC GGTACATCTCCACACCAGCTTTCTCTCAGCTGACGCCTGATGAGGTGGTTCGGATGCGTAATGAGCTCTTCaccaaagagaaagagagacaaCTGTCTCTTCACCCACGGATTGAGAAAATTGAGGTGAAATACACTGGGAAGTTGCACCCTGGCAGTGTGTTTGTCATGAACAAGGCTCTGTCTACGCCGTATAACTGTGCCATGC atTTAAGCGAATGGCATTGCAAAAACTCTGTTCTGGCTTTTGTGGATGGTGAAATCTGGGACATGTACAGACCCCTGACCAAATCATGTGAAATTCAATTCCTTACCTTCAAAGATGAAGATCCAGAGGAAGTAAACAAG GCATATTGGCGTTCCTGTGCCATGATCATGGCTTGTGTGCTAAAGCGAGCATTCAAGGATGAGTACTCAGTCAAGCTAGTTAAAGCTCCAGAAGTGCCAG TGATCTCTGGAGCTTTCTGTTATGATGTGGTTTTGGACAATAAACTGAATGACTGGAAACCAACAAAG GACAACTTCTGTTCTCTTACAAGGGATGCCAAAAAGCTAATCCATCAAGACCTGCCCTTTGAAACACTGCATGTTGAAGCAAAAGTAGCATGTGAAATGTTTCAGCATAATAA ATACAAAATGGAGATGatagaaagaaaagctgctcaGAATATGGAAGGAATTGTACCATTACATAG GTTTGGTGACTTTGTAGATGTTAGTGAAGGTCCTCATATTCCAAGGACAAGTTTTTGTTTCCAGTATGAGATAACAGCAGCCCATAATCTTCAGACTGACCAGTCTGAATTGATAAGGAGATTCCAGGGTGTGTCCTTGCCAGTCCATTTGAAG GCTCACCACACTGTGTGGCACAAACTGCTGGAAAGATCAAAGAGGCTG GTCACTGAAGAAGAATAtttggaaacagcagcacaatGTCTTGAGGAAAAAGATGGaactgaagaaggaaaacatgtaTCAATTTAA